The following proteins are encoded in a genomic region of Oryzias latipes chromosome 17, ASM223467v1:
- the LOC110016990 gene encoding cell wall protein RTB1-like, which produces MSSQSPGLRHNLCYRSFSWAAPGKTDTASSRANERARIVKTDRRSIKQRSFDISVNKDVSLPKCFSSVSVCKHKDAEEETPTSSAEEETPTSSAEEETPTSSAEEESPTSSAEEETPTSSAEEETPTSSAEEESPTSSAEEETPTSSAEEESPTSSAEEETPTSSAEEEPVVSQRSF; this is translated from the coding sequence ATGAGCTCACAGAGTCCTGGGCTCCGTCATAACTTGTGTTATCGCTCATTCTCGTGGGCAGCGCCCGGAAAAACCGACACTGCGAGTTCACGTGCAAACGAGCGCGCTCGGATAGTAAAGACGGACAGAAGATCAATCAAGCAGAGAAGTTTTGACATTTCTGTCAATAAAGATGTTAGTTTACCAAAGTGCTTCTCCTCTGTTTCtgtctgcaaacacaaagatgCAGAGGAGGAGACCCCCACCTCCTCCGCAGAGGAGGAGACCCCCACCTCCTCCGCAGAGGAGGAGACCCCCACCTCCTCCGCAGAGGAGGAGTCCCCCACCTCCTCTGCAGAGGAGGAGACCCCCACCTCCTCCGCAGAGGAGGAGACCCCCACCTCCTCCGCAGAGGAGGAGTCCCCCACCTCCTCCGCAGAGGAGGAGACCCCCACCTCCTCCGCAGAGGAGGAGTCCCCCACCTCCTCCGCAGAGGAGGAGACCCCCACCTCCTCTGCAGAGGAGGAACCCGTGGTCTCACAGAGAAGCTTCTGA